One genomic segment of Vulpes vulpes isolate BD-2025 chromosome 2, VulVul3, whole genome shotgun sequence includes these proteins:
- the CSF3 gene encoding granulocyte colony-stimulating factor, with amino-acid sequence MKLTALQLLLWHSALWMVQEAAPLGPTGPLPQSFLLKCLEQMRKVQADGTALQETLCATHQLCHPEELVLLGHALGIPQPPLSSCSSQALQLMGCLRQLHSGLFLYQGLLQALAGISPELAPTLDTLQLDITDFAINIWQQMEDLGMAPAVPPTQGTMPAFTSAFQRRAGGVLVASNLQSFLELAYRALRHFAKP; translated from the exons ATGAAGCTGACCG CCCTGCAGCTGCTGCTGTGGCACAGCGCACTCTGGATGGTGCAAGAAGCCGCCCCCCTGGGCCCTACCGGCCCCCTGCCCCAGAGCTTCCTGCTCAAGTGCCTAGAGCAAATGAGGAAGGTCCAGGCTGATGGCACAGCGCTGCAGGAGACACTG TGTGCCACCCACCAGCTGTGCCACCCTGAGGAGTTGGTGCTGCTCGGGCACGCTCTGGGcatcccccagcctcccctgagCAGCTGCTCCAGCCAGGCTCTGCAGCTG ATGGGCTGCCTGCGTCAACTCCACAGCGGCCTCTTCCTCTACCAGGGCCTCCTGCAGGCCCTGGCAGGGATATCCCCCGAGTTAGCGCCCACCTTGGACACACTGCAGCTGGACATCACCGACTTTGCCATCAACATCTGGCAGCAG ATGGAAGATCTAGGAATGGCCCCCGCTGTGCCACCTACCCAGGGCACCATGCCAGCCTTCACCTCGGCCTTCCAGCGCCGGGCAGGAGGTGTCCTGGTGGCCTCCAATCTGCAGAGCTTCCTGGAGCTGGCATATCGCGCTCTGCGCCACTTTGCCAAACCCTGA